Proteins from one Entomospira culicis genomic window:
- a CDS encoding DNA methyltransferase, whose product MAITNTLYTNDNLFVLTGLNSELVDLIYLDPPFNSKRIYSAPVGSKAAGSSFKDMWTWQDVNEAYLESLIDKYPALVRFIMQIQQVHSKGMMAYITYMTQRLIEMHRVLKPTGSLYLHCDPTASHYLKVVLDAIFGKENFRNEIVWCYSTATTPYIKQFPRNTDIIYWYSKSKIWTFNKDKIRVPYKGGAPHGGTKWLKEGETLEEWREQQGNLGKIPFSWWADIYKVGKHESTGYPTQKPLALLNRIILASSNPGDLVLDPFAGCATTCVSAQHLSRKWIGIDIEAQATKILMDRLTEASGEMFKDFVHRTDAPIRTDVVMEAPSLSIKERLYQAQAGRCNGCTTQFDIQHFEIDHIIPRAKGGGDYYENYQLLCGHCNRTKGDRPMEYLRQKIKAREAVLAQLSFGE is encoded by the coding sequence ATGGCGATTACGAACACCCTCTATACCAATGATAATCTCTTTGTCTTAACAGGGCTCAATAGCGAGCTGGTCGATCTCATCTACCTTGATCCGCCCTTTAACTCCAAGCGCATCTACTCCGCGCCAGTAGGCTCTAAGGCGGCGGGTTCGTCGTTTAAAGATATGTGGACGTGGCAAGATGTCAACGAGGCTTACTTGGAGTCGTTGATCGATAAGTATCCTGCACTGGTGCGTTTTATCATGCAGATTCAGCAGGTGCATAGCAAGGGGATGATGGCTTACATCACCTACATGACTCAACGCCTTATCGAGATGCATCGGGTGCTAAAGCCTACCGGTAGTTTGTATCTACACTGCGACCCCACCGCTAGCCACTATCTTAAAGTGGTGCTCGATGCGATCTTTGGCAAAGAGAATTTTCGTAATGAGATTGTCTGGTGTTACTCCACGGCTACAACGCCCTATATCAAGCAGTTTCCTAGAAATACAGATATTATTTATTGGTATTCAAAATCAAAGATTTGGACATTTAATAAAGATAAAATTCGAGTTCCTTATAAGGGCGGTGCTCCTCATGGCGGAACGAAATGGCTAAAAGAGGGAGAGACACTTGAGGAGTGGCGAGAGCAACAGGGAAATTTAGGCAAGATTCCCTTTAGTTGGTGGGCAGATATTTACAAGGTTGGTAAACATGAGTCTACGGGGTATCCGACGCAAAAGCCACTAGCGTTATTGAATCGTATTATTTTGGCAAGCAGTAATCCCGGTGATTTAGTTCTTGATCCCTTTGCTGGTTGCGCAACCACCTGTGTTTCGGCGCAACATCTTAGTCGTAAGTGGATAGGGATAGATATCGAAGCACAGGCGACAAAAATTTTGATGGATCGTCTCACCGAAGCAAGCGGCGAGATGTTTAAAGATTTTGTTCACCGCACCGACGCTCCCATTCGCACGGACGTGGTGATGGAAGCCCCTTCACTCTCCATTAAAGAGCGCCTCTACCAAGCGCAAGCGGGTAGGTGCAATGGCTGTACCACGCAGTTTGATATCCAACACTTTGAGATTGATCATATTATCCCACGGGCAAAGGGCGGAGGCGATTATTACGAAAATTATCAGCTTCTCTGCGGACATTGCAATCGCACCAAGGGCGACCGACCGATGGAGTATTTACGTCAGAAAATTAAAGCCAGAGAGGCAGTCCTCGCACAGCTTAGTTTTGGCGAGTAG
- a CDS encoding valine--tRNA ligase has protein sequence MSTLHEDEFNASFPKSYQPKDFESTIYHQWEEANTFAPQSRFGNTESPFVVVIPPPNVTGVLHMGHGLNGSLQDILVRYQRMLGRKTLWVPGTDHAGIATQHVAEKELKAQGKSRHDVGRKAFVEYVWQVKERHHKIITQQLREIGSSCDWQAERFTLDEGLSQAVRESFVRMYQAGDIYQGEYLVNWCMRCTTALSDDEVEYAEESSFLYHVKYPLVDGSGALIVATSRPETIFGDVALAVHPEDERYLAMIGKEVHVPMTNRTIKVIADSYVDRTFGSAVLKVTPSHDPNDFEIGKRHNLASINIFHENGLLNQHTPKEFQGLTIVKAREAAVALLEQLELLVKKDPLQHRVGHCYRCNTTIEPYLSKQWFVRMEKMASMALQAHDDGKIHFYPKRWENTYSAWLKDIRDWCISRQLWWGHRIPAWYCAACGKISVSTTDLTHCSHCQSTNIKQDEDVLDTWFSSWLWPFSVFGWPNQSEQLKEFYPTSTLVTAYDIIFFWVTRMIMAGLNFMGEVPFKDIYITPLVRDKQGRKMSKTLGNGIDPLEIVKSDGADALRFTIAYLSTQGQDLPLDREMFKMGGRFANKIWNASRFLLGNRVAIAYKPELAKQYSALDMWIAYRLNHASKLVAEAFTQYRFDDASHAIYDYFWDDFCDWYLEALKASFYADDVAEKERALAVSLSILEESLRLMHPFLPFISEEIYQKLPNKQADFLIVAPYPQAQDRSMWEASAEAFGTVKLFIGQVRAMRTQFGIAGDERIVAKVYIASNQEREAFMAHEEVMLRMAKLKTIELASVAFNETDRKAHLGVNLVGRDFEALLVMRHLINIEQEIAKLTKELAEVTQQMERAQAKLANENFVQRADPSAVAKERERVEQFSQQRIKLEASLESLKES, from the coding sequence ATGAGCACACTCCATGAGGATGAATTTAACGCAAGCTTTCCCAAGAGCTATCAACCCAAGGATTTTGAATCAACCATCTATCACCAGTGGGAGGAGGCTAATACCTTTGCCCCACAGTCGCGCTTTGGCAATACGGAGTCGCCCTTTGTCGTGGTAATTCCGCCACCTAATGTTACGGGCGTGTTGCATATGGGGCATGGTCTTAATGGATCGTTGCAGGATATTTTGGTGCGCTATCAGCGGATGTTGGGGCGTAAAACCTTGTGGGTTCCTGGTACCGATCATGCGGGTATCGCCACGCAACACGTCGCCGAGAAGGAGCTTAAGGCACAAGGCAAGAGTCGTCATGATGTGGGGCGCAAGGCCTTTGTCGAGTATGTTTGGCAGGTTAAAGAACGTCATCATAAGATTATTACCCAGCAGTTACGCGAGATTGGCAGTAGTTGCGACTGGCAGGCCGAGCGCTTTACCCTCGATGAGGGGCTTTCGCAGGCGGTGCGCGAATCATTTGTGCGCATGTATCAGGCGGGTGATATCTATCAGGGTGAGTACTTGGTCAATTGGTGCATGCGCTGTACCACGGCGCTCTCGGACGATGAGGTAGAGTATGCCGAGGAGTCGAGCTTTTTGTACCATGTCAAGTATCCGCTTGTCGACGGCAGTGGCGCGCTGATTGTCGCTACCAGTCGCCCCGAGACGATTTTTGGTGATGTCGCCTTAGCGGTTCACCCTGAAGATGAGCGCTATCTTGCGATGATCGGCAAGGAGGTGCATGTGCCCATGACCAATCGCACCATCAAGGTGATTGCCGATAGTTATGTGGATCGCACCTTTGGTAGCGCGGTGCTTAAGGTTACGCCTTCGCACGACCCCAACGACTTCGAGATCGGTAAGCGCCACAACTTGGCATCTATCAATATTTTTCACGAAAATGGATTGCTTAACCAGCATACACCTAAGGAATTTCAAGGGCTTACTATTGTTAAGGCACGCGAAGCAGCGGTTGCTTTGCTCGAACAGCTAGAGTTATTGGTCAAGAAAGATCCGCTACAGCACCGCGTGGGGCACTGCTATCGCTGCAATACGACGATTGAGCCTTACTTGAGTAAGCAGTGGTTTGTCCGCATGGAGAAGATGGCGAGTATGGCGCTTCAGGCTCATGATGATGGTAAGATTCACTTCTACCCCAAGCGCTGGGAGAATACGTACTCGGCGTGGCTTAAAGATATTCGTGATTGGTGCATCAGCCGACAGTTGTGGTGGGGGCATCGTATCCCCGCGTGGTACTGTGCCGCGTGTGGAAAAATCTCGGTGAGCACCACCGATCTTACTCACTGTAGCCATTGTCAGAGCACAAACATTAAACAAGACGAAGATGTCTTGGATACGTGGTTTAGCAGTTGGTTGTGGCCCTTTAGCGTCTTTGGCTGGCCCAACCAGAGCGAGCAACTCAAAGAGTTTTACCCCACCTCGACGCTGGTTACCGCCTACGATATCATCTTCTTTTGGGTTACCCGTATGATCATGGCTGGGCTCAACTTTATGGGCGAGGTGCCGTTTAAGGATATCTACATTACCCCCTTGGTGCGCGACAAACAAGGGCGCAAGATGAGTAAGACACTGGGTAACGGCATTGATCCGCTGGAGATTGTTAAGAGCGACGGAGCGGATGCGTTACGTTTTACTATCGCTTATCTCTCCACACAGGGGCAAGATCTCCCACTCGATCGCGAAATGTTTAAGATGGGCGGGCGCTTTGCCAATAAGATCTGGAATGCTAGTCGTTTTTTACTGGGTAATCGCGTTGCTATCGCCTACAAACCCGAGCTCGCTAAGCAGTATAGCGCGCTGGATATGTGGATTGCCTATCGCCTAAACCACGCCAGTAAACTCGTCGCCGAGGCCTTTACGCAGTATCGCTTTGACGATGCTAGCCACGCTATCTACGACTACTTTTGGGATGACTTTTGCGACTGGTATCTGGAGGCACTCAAGGCGAGCTTCTATGCCGATGATGTTGCTGAAAAGGAGCGCGCGCTGGCGGTATCGCTTTCGATTTTGGAGGAGTCTTTGCGCTTGATGCATCCGTTCTTGCCCTTTATCAGCGAGGAAATTTATCAGAAGCTCCCCAATAAACAAGCCGACTTCTTGATTGTCGCCCCCTATCCACAAGCCCAAGATCGATCGATGTGGGAGGCTAGCGCCGAGGCGTTTGGCACGGTGAAGCTCTTTATTGGGCAGGTTCGTGCGATGCGTACGCAATTTGGCATTGCCGGCGACGAACGTATCGTGGCGAAGGTCTATATTGCATCGAACCAAGAACGCGAGGCCTTTATGGCGCATGAAGAGGTGATGTTGCGCATGGCTAAGTTGAAAACCATTGAGCTAGCCTCTGTGGCGTTTAACGAGACCGACCGCAAAGCGCACCTTGGTGTAAACCTCGTGGGGCGCGATTTTGAGGCGTTGCTGGTGATGCGCCACCTTATTAATATAGAGCAAGAGATCGCCAAGCTGACCAAAGAGCTTGCCGAGGTTACCCAGCAGATGGAGCGCGCGCAAGCAAAATTGGCGAACGAAAATTTCGTACAACGTGCCGATCCATCCGCCGTCGCCAAAGAGCGCGAGCGCGTAGAGCAATTTAGCCAACAACGTATCAAACTAGAGGCAAGCCTCGAGAGCCTTAAAGAGAGTTAA
- a CDS encoding DNA methyltransferase yields MSTPNYFYTHDNLLVLHHLNSELVDLIYLDPPFNSKRIYSAPVGSKAAGSSFKDMWTWQDVNEAYLESLIDKYPALVRFIMQIQQVHSKGMMAYITYMTQRLIEMHRVLKPTGSLYLHCDPTASHYLKVVLDAIFGKENFRNEIVWQRNDGRGKGSQHKAKKFGSNTDSIFFYTKSDTFYLKNTLDIEDKAESDKKFNKIDGEGRRYYTGIPLFRNKTMGDRPNLCFEWRGFRNPYSSGWRLSQARLEEEYQKGNVVITDEGKLERRKYLDDYEGKPLDNNWIDIPRIGRNEDTGYRTQKPLALLHRILHASSREGDLILDPFAGCATTCVAAEQLGRAWIGIDIEKQAVQILIERLEKGGALEDRLTFRQLGKDFIHRTDAPTRTDVVMEAPSFSIKERLYQAQAGRCNGCTTQFDIQHFEIDHIIPRAKGGGDYYENYQLLCGHCNRTKGDRPMEYLRQKIKAREAILAQLSFGE; encoded by the coding sequence ATGTCTACCCCAAACTATTTTTATACGCACGATAATTTGTTGGTGTTGCATCACCTCAATAGCGAGCTGGTCGATCTCATCTACCTTGATCCGCCCTTTAACTCCAAGCGCATCTACTCCGCGCCGGTCGGCTCTAAGGCGGCGGGTTCGTCGTTTAAAGATATGTGGACGTGGCAAGATGTCAACGAGGCCTACTTGGAGTCGTTGATCGATAAGTATCCTGCACTGGTGCGTTTTATCATGCAGATTCAGCAGGTGCATAGCAAGGGCATGATGGCCTACATCACCTACATGACCCAGCGCCTTATCGAGATGCATCGGGTGCTAAAGCCTACCGGTAGTTTGTATCTGCACTGCGACCCCACCGCTAGCCACTATCTTAAAGTGGTGCTCGATGCGATCTTTGGCAAAGAGAATTTTCGTAATGAGATTGTCTGGCAACGCAACGACGGCCGAGGCAAGGGCAGTCAACATAAGGCAAAAAAGTTTGGGAGCAATACTGATAGCATCTTTTTTTACACAAAATCAGATACATTTTATCTTAAAAACACCTTAGATATTGAGGACAAGGCGGAGAGCGATAAAAAATTCAATAAGATTGATGGAGAAGGTCGGCGCTACTATACGGGCATTCCGCTCTTTCGTAACAAGACTATGGGCGATCGCCCCAATCTCTGCTTTGAGTGGCGGGGTTTTCGCAACCCTTACAGCTCGGGTTGGCGGTTAAGCCAAGCGCGTCTGGAGGAAGAGTATCAAAAAGGCAATGTCGTTATCACCGACGAGGGTAAGTTAGAGCGTCGCAAATATTTAGATGATTATGAAGGTAAGCCTTTAGATAACAACTGGATCGACATTCCGCGCATTGGGCGCAACGAGGATACCGGGTATCGCACGCAAAAACCGCTAGCACTCTTACATCGGATTCTTCACGCTAGCAGTCGTGAGGGCGATCTCATTCTCGACCCGTTTGCTGGTTGTGCAACCACCTGCGTGGCAGCCGAGCAGTTGGGGCGCGCATGGATCGGTATTGATATCGAAAAGCAAGCGGTGCAGATCTTAATCGAGCGTCTGGAGAAGGGTGGCGCGCTAGAAGATCGCCTCACCTTTAGGCAACTGGGCAAAGATTTTATTCACCGCACCGACGCTCCCACTCGCACGGACGTGGTGATGGAAGCCCCTTCATTCTCCATTAAAGAGCGCCTCTACCAAGCGCAAGCGGGTAGGTGCAATGGCTGTACCACGCAGTTTGATATCCAACACTTTGAGATTGATCATATTATTCCTCGGGCAAAGGGCGGAGGCGATTATTATGAAAATTATCAGCTTCTCTGCGGACATTGCAATCGCACCAAGGGCGACCGACCGATGGAGTATTTACGTCAGAAAATTAAAGCTCGAGAGGCAATCCTCGCCCAACTTAGTTTTGGCGAGTAA